The genomic region AGTGTGGTTTTCTTCGTCATGAATATGCAACAAAATTGCGAGCCGTACATCAAGTATAATGCATCAAGGGCTATTGCAATTGCCAAGGCAAAAGTTTCTTACAATAAATTTACAGCATGCCAAAAAGTTGCATATCGAGGTAAGCGAATACAGTTCAAAATGGGAGTGTTTAACGACTATTGCATATCGGGCAAGTGGGGTTTCGGCTCACTGAAAAACCATGAAATTGCATAGCAAAGCCATCAAATAACAACACTTTATTTAAATTATCGTGGTAGCCCAACAGTAAGCGTAATGCTTCAAGCGCCTGCAGGCTCCCCATAACACCAAGCAATGGCGCCATAACGCCCATACTTGAACAATTTAGTGCACTATTGTCGCCATCTGCATACAAGCATTGGTAACATGGTGACTCACTGTCGGCAAAATCAAAACTAAGTAAATGGCCACTGCCCTGGATTGCCGAAGCACTGACTAATTTCACTCGAGCATTGACGCATTGCTGATTAATGTATTGGCGTGTTTGTGGGTTGTCCGTGCAATCGAGGACGATATCAATGTGCTCAAGTAATGCTGCTAAGTTAATATCGAAG from Thalassotalea sp. Sam97 harbors:
- a CDS encoding ThiF family adenylyltransferase — translated: MTLTDQEFLRYSRHIMMSQIGEQGQQQFKSSRVLIIGMGGLGCPAAQYLLSSGIGSLTLVDHDVIELSNLQRQVLYTSDDVGEHKVEAAKYVLEAMNPHCQLQAIAESVFDINLAALLEHIDIVLDCTDNPQTRQYINQQCVNARVKLVSASAIQGSGHLLSFDFADSESPCYQCLYADGDNSALNCSSMGVMAPLLGVMGSLQALEALRLLLGYHDNLNKVLLFDGFAMQFHGFSVSRNPTCPICNSR